TTTGGAAGGGCACTgcacaaaaaaacaaagaaagaaatcatTTAATTTCTTTGTGTGGGATACCTCACTCCGCCTTAATACTGTTCCCTCGATATCTTGAGGGCAGGCACAGAATTGAAATTGTAATTTAAGATTAAACCCAAATTTTGTTTACTTTTGGAGGACAGGCAGGTGGATAAATCGAGGGTTTTGTCGATTTCTGGCGCGGGGAGCTTATTCAGTGGATCAAAAAAATGCAGCGAATAAAACCACCTAACAGTCCTAGCCTGGGGACGTCTACGTTAATTGATCAAAAAGCCAGTGGGGCTTTTAAAATTAGAGATCAGTGGAGTTTCAGAAACACAGATTTCTGAGACGCTAGGAGGCAAGGAGAGGCTGATTGATTCTGTTGCGTCCGCCGTCGGGGGAGGCGGTGCGCGCGGCGACCTGGTTGAGTCGGTTGCGTCGGGTTCTGCTCTATATAAAGCCCGTTAGGCGACCTGCGCGATCAGTTTGGAGCGGAGAGTCGTGGAAGCTTCGTGGGAGCTTGTCGCTTTGCAGCTcagaggcggcggcggcggcgggagcagcagcagcagcagcggttGCAGCGAGGCGGCGGCGGTTGCGGCGGCGGTGGCGGTTCTTGTGGCTGTGAATACAGTGGGGAGAAATGCGAAATTTAAGCTCCGCCTCCCAGGCTTCTCTCTCAGAAGGGGCTCTAGCTACTTTTCTACCTAAGAAGAAAGGGAGGCCGTCTCTTCCCGACCTCATTCTGCGGGCTGTTTGCGTCTCTACAGCCCGCAAGGGCGCCTCTCTGGCTGCCATCAAGAAGGCGCTCTTGGCCGAGGGGTACGACGTGCAGAAGAACAACGGTCGCCTGAAGGCGACGCTCAGCTCTCTCGTTAGCAAAGGGCTGCTGCAGCGGGTGACGGGCAGCGGCGTCTCGGGATCCTTCAGGGTCAACAAGCGCCAGAAGAAGGGGGGCGCCTTGAAAGCAACGAAGAAAAAAACCGCCGTCAAGAGACCCAAAACCCAGATAGCGGCCCGGAGGTCTCCGAAAAAAATTAACCTCACAGCAGCTAGGAAGGCAAAGGGGCCCGGCAGGGAAACCAAGTCAGCTGTTAAAAAACCCAAGGCCCACAAAAACCCGGCCAGACCCAAGGGGAGGGCTGCCCCCCGCggcaaagctggaggcaagaGGCATTAAAAACACATTCCTCGTCAACTAATAAATATAAACTCAAAGGCTCTTTTAAGAGCCACCCTCAATATTCACTAAGTGAGCTGTTGGTTCGCCGGGAGAGCATAGGCGGTGCGGCGTGAGCTTTTACCGACAAAGAGGCTTCTTGGAGGGAAATCTTTGATTTGgcattttattctgtattttacTAACAAGATTGCCTAGGACAATGTAAAAAACTCGAAAATTTCCTATTGAAAAATATTCCAAGTTGATTTTTAAAGTAATCAATAAAATTGTCCTCCCTAGAAAAAAAGTTACGTGAAAAAAATCTTCACGTAAACAAATACTTGAAAATGATCGTTTTACTCCGCAGTAATGATCAAAATTGTAACCTCAATCCACTTATTACGGATTTTATATCCACATTTGTCGTTTAACGATTCTAGCAGCGAACTAGAGCCCGGACTTTCGCTGGTGCCTGTTTCCTATCAGGTCCGGCGGTAACTTACTGCCCAATGAAAGTGCAGGCCTCCTTCCCCTGACcagcccctgtcctccccccaCAAACGCTCTACCAGTTATTTCATCCAATTAGCACCCGCCCTTGCCGCTATACATGAGGTCAAAGTTGTACCGTATTTCCCGTTGTGGTTATTTGATTGcggttttctgtttttgtggtGTAGCGATGGTGAGACATTCACTGTCTGGTTGTGGTGAGAACACGGCAGAGTGCTCGG
The window above is part of the Chrysemys picta bellii isolate R12L10 chromosome 12, ASM1138683v2, whole genome shotgun sequence genome. Proteins encoded here:
- the LOC112060830 gene encoding histone H1-like codes for the protein MRNLSSASQASLSEGALATFLPKKKGRPSLPDLILRAVCVSTARKGASLAAIKKALLAEGYDVQKNNGRLKATLSSLVSKGLLQRVTGSGVSGSFRVNKRQKKGGALKATKKKTAVKRPKTQIAARRSPKKINLTAARKAKGPGRETKSAVKKPKAHKNPARPKGRAAPRGKAGGKRH